The following coding sequences lie in one Gadus macrocephalus chromosome 1, ASM3116895v1 genomic window:
- the LOC132453297 gene encoding integrin alpha-5-like has product MPYAILPKHLPTEHKKVVTSVMWNKPDGKYLVPLWIIILAILAGLLLLALLIYVMYKLGFFKRSLPYGTAMEKAQLKPQAASEA; this is encoded by the exons ATGCCCTACGCCATCCTACCCAAGCACCTCCCTACTGAACACAAAAAG gtgGTGACCTCTGTGATGTGGAACAAGCCAGACGGTAAATATTTGGTTCCTCTGTGGATCATCATCCTGGCCATCCTGGCCGGCTTGCTACTTCTAGCTCTGCTCATCTACGTCATGTACAAG CTGGGATTCTTCAAGAGGTCTCTCCCGTACGGCACGGCCATGGAGAAGGCCCAACTCAAGCCCCAGGCTGCGTCCGAGGCCTAG